A stretch of DNA from Rattus rattus isolate New Zealand chromosome 18, Rrattus_CSIRO_v1, whole genome shotgun sequence:
TCTGATGGTAAGTGGTGCAGCATTCTTCCGACCAGCTCGGATCCCTGGGTAGAAGAGGGGCCAAAGTTTTTCAGTGAAAGTATCAGTGAAGGTGTAGATGTGTGAGCGGTCTGTGACGTTGTAAAAAGACAGTGTGCCAGCCTCATAGTCTAGGAATATGCCTACCCGCTTAGGTTTCACCTTGATGTGCAAAGGGGTGAAAGGCGTGGTGGTGGCTGCGTACTTGTCCCCATTCCACAGCCGCACACGCCAGTAGCCAGTCTCAGGGAGTGGAGTCAGTTCACCCTTCCTGCTCACAGAGTCCCGGCATACTCCTACTGCCCAGTGGGTCTTGtcacccacctccacctcccagtaGTGTCGACCTGAGGTGAAGCCTTCAGTAGCTAAGACACAAGGGTAGAAAGTGAAACGCTGTGGTGTGTCAGGGAGGTCTCGGAGTCTTGTCTCCACAAACTTGACACTTTTCCGATCCTCTGACAGGACAAGGTTAGGATGAGCCGTCTCAGGGTCCAGGGTCACATCCGCTGGCGGAAGAAGCCAGAGTGGAGCTAGATGAGGATGGGAATAGCTAAACATCCCTGCCTCACTTTCCCAGCCTCCCTGGACCTCCTGCAAGGTCCCCAGAACACTGTGGGTTGCCTAACCTCAAATCATGCTTGCTTTTGCTgtatggagaagagaaagggagggccAGAGATAAGGAGCCATATCAAGTGGGCGGTAGGGGCTGGGGGAGGACGAACAGGAACTTGCATCCTGAAATAGTGCTGCTTTCTGATTGCTTTTCCCAGCATAAATATTCACGATGTCCCCTTTCACTTTCATGGCTGAGATGGTAAATGCCCATGGTCACCTGACGAGTGACCATGTTTCGGTCCCTATTTAGAGCTGATGACACCCAAGGCTTCTCTGAACTCTAGGATTCAGGTGAGACGGAAAGCTGGTGATGGGGGAAGGTGGAGTGGGCCTAAGAGGAGGGAAGCTCACGGGAAGGATCTGCACTCTCCAGTCCTCTGCATGCCCTCTGCCAGTGTCCTTCTGGGAACAACTCACCAATTAGCTGTTTAAGAATTTTCCTTAGGGCAAAGTACTGCCGGGGGAAATGGCTGAAGTTCTTTTCCAGCTCTATAGATACTGAAGTCACCTCCATGGTCTTCACCTTCTCACATCTAGGAAGGATGGGAGATAAAGAAAGTCAGAACAGAGGCGGGGCGCTGTAGCCACCTGAATGTGTAAGTGGCGTCATCTTTACTGAAAAGTAGACCTAGACCTCTcccactttccttcctccttttactGTACCCAGAGAGCTATGTGGTCCCCTTGACAGATCTGCATCTTAAGTATGAGCCTCACGTTCATGCATGGACAGACATCCTCCACTACTTGTGCTCCTGTGCTCCCCACCTCTTCTGCCATCTTGTTTGCACAGctgcaggcacgcaggcacgcagaaCGTGGCTGTTCTCACTGCGCTGGCCAAGCACAGCCTGATGTCAAAGGGAGGTGAAGACTTATCACTCCCAATGGCCCATCCTTCTCCATATCTGACTCATACATTGTAtgacttcccctttcttcctttctccaagtCATTACTAAACCCAGTCTCTAAGCCTAGAGGAAACCCAGAGACACGGAGTCACTTACTTTTCTAGGGTACTTTTCACATCctagaggaaaagagaaaagaaagtaagattGGTCCTAGGTTTCATGGAACATGATGGCAAAAAGGTTCTCCCTCTTCTCTACAGTTCTAGATCTGCAAACTAGGCACCAGGCAAACTGAGGGTCCCACTCTGAGGGACCCAGTTTGTGTCTTGTGGAATGCCATAACTGCTGGCCATCACAAACCGTGGTAATATCACTTCAAAatggtttcctgtatgtttgacTTTGTTCCTCAAAGACACTGCAGGCTCCTTGGCATGGGACAGAGGTTGTATCTGCTCTTTGCTTTGTCCTCCGAATCCAACCACACACCTCTGCGTCATGAAGATCAGTAAGACAATGCCAGCCTGGTGGCACAGGACACTTCCCACCACGGTCTGGACTTCCTTGTCTAGAGCACTGGTTAATAAACACTAATTTATATCAATCCTGATTGAGACTCCTTGGGATCCAGATGACAAACACAATGAATCTCACCCTGCAGAATTTCCAGTTTAATGCGGTTAGCAAAGCACACACAAATCAAGACACAGGGGTAGACACTAAGTAACACAGAATGTACATGTAAATGAGCAGTGAAGCTTCACCGACTCAAATGCCAGTGATCTTTTCTGAGAGGAAATCTGCTTAAGAGAGCAAGACTACTTTACGTGTTTTAGAGGTAGCAGTGGTCTGACTACTTCACACCGTCAACATATTCAGTACCCTTTATGTTTCTACCCAACCCCGCTCTGGGCACTGGgcacactgagttccaggactggAAAGCAATGATAACTGCATTTACAAATTGAGTGCACAGTTTATCTCTAAGTAGAACAGACTTTTATcttctgaaaaaataatttttttggggtacaaattatatacattttagaaaaagacttgtgtatgagtgtcttgcttgcttgcatgtatatatgtgcaccatgtgcaagCAATGTctgaaaaggccagaagaggttatTAGAACCCCTGGAGCTGTGGTTACAGAGgtttgcaagctgccatgtgggtgctgagaactaaacttgGTCTTCAAGAGAAGCcggtgctcttgaccactgagccatctctctagcttcaaGCACATAATTTCTGAAAAGACAGAAGGATATtaaggatgtaaaaaaaaaaaaaaaaatcgggcgtggtatggtggtgcatgtctttaatcccagcactcagaaagcagaggcaggtggatctctgtgagtttgaggctagcttggtcaaTAAATTGagtcaaggacagccagggctgttatataAGACagccctgtctagaaaaaacaaaaaaagaaaaaacaactccctcccccaccccctgaagCAGAAAACCAACTACCCAAACCCAAAGGAACGGAAGGGAGGGTAGAGATCTGCGCTGCCCACTCCAGGAAAACACCTTAGCACACACCTGCAAGAAAAACCTGGATTACAGAAACAGATTAAGAGGGCGTACATTACTGACAGCATGGCCCACAGGAAGCTAGACTGTGTTTAACCTGAGGGGCTGTACAGGAGCAAAGGTCGAACCTTAAGCATCTCGAAGCCTGACTGTAAGCACTTGCCCTCCACCTCAGCAGCTAAGTGGGCAAGGTCCCGGCGCCTATCCCCAAGGTGAGCAGCGTTTTCTCGAAGTCTCTGTAGAAtgtcctgttcttcctcctccagccGGGAAAGCAGCGTCTGCTGTTCCTCGTCCAGTCGCCTGTGCAGCTCCTCAAACTCCTTTAGGATCTGCTGCCGGCGGCTCTCTACCAGTCTCTGACAAAAGGGAGGATGCTATCAGGATCAGAAGGTACAGGGAGTCTCTCCCCCATCCACCAGGCTCAGGACAGACTTCTTTGCCACTGGGAAGACTTTAGCACCACACTTGCTTCTCTTCCTGTACAGGACACTGTTACCTGCACGCCTCCAACAGACAACTCACAGTGCAAACCAGTGGGAAGATCTAAAACAATCAGTACTTggactgtgtgtttgtttttagccTAAATTAaccctttatattttaataaacacattCAAGATTTAATCAATGATGTGATGACACCCAGTTATGGACATGGatatttttgctattttctaCTTTGATGTTTGGCTTATACAATCTGATGAAGGACAGGAGGAAGTCAAAGATTGCCATCATTAGAACTGTGAGACACTAACCTGATGAAAACAAGAGAATACATAAGAAACGAGCAGAACCAGCAACAGTCTCATGAGTTGATGCAAAGCATATATTCTGACGTTAGGGCTGAACTTACTTTGGTcactgtttgtttgcttttttaaactaTGTTAAACAGCCTAAGTCACTTCTGAGATGACTGAGAACCCCGGAAAGAAGCTGTGTGTGGTCAGAATGGCAGTGCTATGGACAGGTTGGACCGTTGCAGGCCTAGATTTTATCTTGGGCTACCTTTAGCCTCCTAAATAGCCCTTTCCTTGACTACTTCTGTGCTGGACCTAACATTCTGTAATGACCAGATTAAAAGGATAAATGTATTAATCGATCCCCAGTTTTCAGCAACCAGAGGATGAAGTGTCATCAGACAGCTTGAGGCTGGGCCTGTAGCTGATGACTTTGCTGTAACTACCAAGTTTTTTCTATTTACTGTTTCTACCAAGGCACTTCAAAGGTGCCTTGCTTTCTGGGTTTCTTTGTTCTATTACTATGAAAACTTCATGAATCTGTTTCCAAGTTGAAACATGGAATCTGGGGTGACCTAAATATGTGTTTCAAGGCCATGGTCTCTCAGTTTTAGTTCTAGAATAAATTCTTATTTATACGAGAGTTGTTTTTTATGTTGCCGGAGAAGTCCCCACTCTAGATCAGATTCCAGATACTTTAGTAAATTAGTTGTATAAAATCTGAAACatgtttttgcatcaatatacatttttacttttaacaaATATTCTTAAAGTTTGAGAGTCTAGGACCCAAAAGAGCTGCTATACCACTTTCTGAGGGTTATCCACATGCCCTTCCCTAGGCCTTCCTGCAAGTGaccttccccagtgtaggagtcTCAAGTGCTTGACTGAAAGTGAAGCATgtggacagggacagagaggtaGGGCTCAGGCTCAAGGATAGTGTGACACACAAAAGCCTTTGAGCCTCAGAACTTTGTGGATCTGAAGTTACGCCAAGCAGATGGCAGACTAGCTTCCCTTACAGGGTCACTAGCTGCTGTCTCAGGTAGGCAATGGCAGGTTGCACTCTCACCTTGGTCCTGCACAGACTCAACATCTGTGGTGTTATGAGCACTCCTGACGAATCGTACTCATTTAGGAGTACGTTTTAGGGGCCAGAGAATCGACTCAGTGGTTTAAATGGTTTACAATGCTTGCTTccttggctgggtgtggtggcccacacctttaaagcccggaggcagaggcaggcctacGGGTTggaatcttgagttcaaggccagtctggtttgcAAAGTGAGTTCAGATAGCCAGGGCTCTGTAACACACAAACCCTATCTGTGTCACtgaaaaacaaaccagagaaagCTTGCTTCTCTTCCAGACCGGAGCTGGGTTTCCAGCGCTCACACGAGGTCATACATAACTGCCTATATCTCTATTGCCAGGGAACCTGGTTTGTCGACTTCTCTCTCTGAGAGAACGTGTTCAttgctgtgtgtgcacacatatacaaacacacacagacaaaaataaaccttaaaaaaaaaaaaagaacactgtatTATGTTGCTTCTCTTAGACTTCACCTTGTCACCAAGAGCACGGCTGCTTGCAGTGTTGGACGCACATGTGCTCAGAAGGAGCCCATACTTGGCACATTCATAGTGTCACATAAGGTGCAAGCACAGGACCACCCTGCAGGGGCTTTTAGGGAAGTCGGGATCAAACAGTCACAGATCGGATTAGTATTCAAAATCACTTTTAGCTGGGAGTGgtgtgcatacctttaatctcagtatttaggaggtagaggcagacagatctctgtgagtcccaggccagccagaccCACAGTGTGAAAAtctatcataaaaaaaaattaaaaatcactctGATGCTACTGGCTATGACAGTTGCTTTAAAATTATATCGGTAGGCTATCTTATCcgaattttcactttaaaaatgttgATTTCAGCATAGCTAGTTATAAACTCCACCCAGGAGAGCCAATCTTACTAAACAGCCCAGCTGGTCTGTGCTGGCTGTGAATTTGTGATTCGGGTACTGGGGATTCCTGCCCTAGCCTCCTctggttacaggtgtgcaccatcatgcctagctCACGAACCTGTATTTTGTCAACTGCGTTGGGGACTGATGCCATACCCTCAGACTCCATACATTTTAAAAcgtttgtatttttgagacagggtctttctatagTCTGGCTGGCCTCACTTGCAACCCTCCTGTCTTAGTCTCCTGATTATTGGGATTAGATGAATGTGTTCCAAGTCTTGCTCCTATGAACTGTTTTAAAGGGGTTAATGAATCTAGTTCTGGGGGCTGGGATGAGAGGAAAGCAAGGGGCtaaaaggggaggaagatgaaTTCAAATAGTCATAAAAGGAATGTTTTGAATTGCAGTCTTAAAGGAcactgaataaaaattaataattgaaaACAACAACTTAACTATACTTTGGTTAAAATACTATTATGGTGTAAAAAAGAAATGCCCTCCacaggttcatgtatttgaatactcaTGTATTTGTCTCCACAGTTGGTAGCCCTTGGGACCTTTGCAAAGGTGATAGAACCTTTGGGAGGtggagctttgctggaggaagtatgttggGGGGCAGCTTTGAGGGTTTATAGCCTTACCCTATTTCCTGTTTGCTCTATTTCCTGTGTAGGGTGAAAAATCTTATCTGCCGGCTTCTTGTTCCTGCAGCTATaccctgccttccctgccattACAGACTCCTACCTCTAAAAGAAGATGTTTCTCCCTTAGGTTACTTTCTTGTCATGGCATTTTATTGGGAACTGCACaggtggaggctgaggagggGACAGACATTCTGGCAATGAATCAACATTACATCAGCTTACTTAATTTTAAGGATGTAGTTCTAAGCCAAGTGTTATGGtgcatgcttttagtcccagcacctgggaaggtAGATCTTTGTTGAGTTTGGTGTCGacttggtctacataatgagttccaggccagtgaaggtatatagtgagactccatctcaaacaaatgaaaagaatgtGGTTCTTTGGGGctggaaaatttaaaagcattggGTGTTTGTTCTtctaaaggacctgagtttgaatctcagcATCCATCCGCATGACACTTGCAACCATTGGTAACCATGGGGAAATATCCATACACAAAAACAgggaaaaagaataattaaaaacaaacaatagctCCTCCCTATCTCCCCTGTGGACTTTGCAAATAAAATTCTCTTTCCTTCAACACCTCTAAGTTCCCATCGCTGCATTCTTATGAGAGCCTCTTTCCTTGCTTGGGAGTGAGAAGAGGAGAATAGTGGgcaaggaaataaaatgttttgtctatttatttaaaatgtacttattatatatataatatgtatgtgtgagtgtgtgcatattcaCAATGAGTAGGTGAGCACGTGGGACACAgtcagtgcacatgtggaagtcagatgtCAACTCTGGATTTACTCTTCTTTCTACCTCCGTGTGGGCTTCAGGTCTTGATGCTTACagagcaagcacctttatccactgagccatctccccagctccctttcttcaatttttttttttccagttctgacACCTTTCTAATAAAAACCACTGTTTTTAGGAAACAAATAGCACTTCTGTAATTTTTACAATGTTTCTTACCTTGATCTTAATTTAAGTAACACTAGGAAGACCTCaacctttcttcatttcttacaCCGTTCTCAGAACTTAACTCAGGATAAGTAACATACCTACATGTTTAATGGAAACCCTGATGAGATGCCGCTGTGAGAGAACAGCAGTTCTCCTGCTCACTGGCAGAGGACTCAAAGGGTTGCTGACTtgctcataggcaaatggtcagcCAAGCAGTGAAGCaacttgtttatttaaaaagtacttcTTTAAGTAAAAGCTTTACCTTGAGTTCCCCTGGTTTCCTTTCTTCTGAGGCTTTGCAGCAGGTGATCTCCTGCAGCTTCTGTTCCAGGGGCTCCAGGCACTTCTGAAGTTTCTCCTGAGGGTTGGGAGAAAGCAGGAGAGGTGACATTTGGAGTTAGTTGGTGCATCCATTACTCAAGAGGTTAACCTACTTATTATTCCTTGTGCTGttgataaagatttatttttagtcacGTGTAAGGTTTGcttgagtgtatgtgcatgtgtgtgtgccagtgcccagggaagccagagagcatcagatctcgtggaactgaagttataggctATGGAAGGGccatctgggaaccaaactcaggtgaTCTGCCAGATTGGTCCACACTCTTACTGCTAAGCCATCCTCTAGCCCCGACCATTCTTCCCTTGAAGTACTtaggtcaaacccagggcctccagcatgctaggcaagtgctctacctgaGGCACGTTCTCCATTCCTTAGTTATTTAATTTCATTACTTCTTGGTCTAGAGCTGGAGATGTCATGCCGACGTTTTGTGGATCCTCCTTTCTGTCGTTAGTCACCATCATGCCGTGGCTCACCTGACGTTCCCCTGAACCTAGTAGTCTAGCTGTCATCGCCTGCGCCTGTTCCCACTCTATTTTCTTATGGACAACTGCCTATCACATTTGAAGTtacctggctttttgtttgtttgttctggggGTGGTGGGGATCCATGAAAGTATCCAAGAAAGAACAGTCTCCAGTACCGGGCTACACCCTCCTCCTGCCAGAGCCACCTTTggagctttatttatttgttattgttattttacgAGTAGGCCagcagtccaggctggtctcaaacgtGTAGCCATGctccttaaactcctgatccttctgctcccACCTTCTGAGTGTGGGGATTGTGAGTGTGTTGTATTACCATACCTGCCTTGATATTCCTTCAAACCTGTGCTTCTATTCAAACCTACCCACTTAGAAACAAGTAAAAGGGCATAAATGAAGTCAAAGTCGTTTTAgttcttctaaaatatttttcagatctTCATGTGGTTctactcatttatttaaaatgttatattccAAGTCAGTACATACTAAACTGGGAAGTCTCAATATCATTGCAGTAAGTTACAGAAAATTTGGGGCACTCCTCACAGTTCTTGTGGACAACTGACAGTTGTACCGAATACCCGTGATAGAGTTCTGAGGGAAATACAGAGGAACAATGGTAGCCTTACTCAGAGAGTACATATTCTCAGCTGCTTCCCCCTCCCACGCACGCGTCGAGTCACGGGCCCGGTTGCCTACCTTGTACTCCTGTGTAGCATCGTCCATCGGCACGACCGTGTGGGCCCGGTGGGTATGGGAAATTGCACATATCAGACAGACAGCCTCCTGGTCTTCGTAGCAGAAAAGGCTAAGGGGTTCATGGTGCTGGGAGCAGAGGCTTTCGTCTCTGATCTTCCGCTTGACCGTCTGGAGCTGCTTGGCTATTTCCACCATGCTGCCTAGCTGTCGGTTAGGCCTGAGGCTCCGGTATCGGGATGTCTTCCGACAGACAGGGCAAGGGAAGTCCCGCTCTAGGTCCTCCCACCAGCGGGTAATGCACGCTTTGCAGAAGTTGTGCCCACATTCAATGATAACCGGCTCCTTCAGGTACTCCAGGCACACAGAACAGCTTGCCTCTACCTGCAAGTTCTCCAGAGCAGCGGCTGTGGAGGCTGCAGAGGCTCCAGCCTCTAACAGACTTGTCTCTGCCATTATAActtggaggcagggggagagagaagtgTTAGTTGGAGGGTTACTTTGTTTCCTGACATTAGCTCCCAGTAAGCCATACTTCCGGATGTAGCCCCATCTTGGCATTCTCCCATCTCCACCTTTTTCACCGGTTGGTCTGTTTACGGTGTTTGTGACTTCTCCCCATGCCTGCATTTTTTTTGAGTCAGCAAATATCAGCAGTGCCCAGAAtctctctacctctgccttctcATTACCAACGATGAAAAGGAGCCTGATGTGGTGACTCAAACCTATAGCCCCAGCATTTTTGAGGTCAAGGCAGGGGGGACTGTCATCAGCTGAaggacatccttggctacacaatgagttctaggTTAGCTGGAATCATAGAGCTCTTATTTCTAGAGAGAGGGAACCACGGGAATTGAGATATAAGCCAAAGTGTTAGGATtttagctgggcgtggtggctcactgtgaggcaggagaatcaataTAAGgatgagactagcctgggctgtaGAGTAAGATCTTGTTAAACAAATACagtatttttcaagtttttttttttttaaatggcccTAGAACCcattagaatttttaaagaactttataTACGAGCACTGCGCCAACATCAAAGAACCCAAAACTACTTCTTATAgtcttatagaagctttattACTGTAGAGTCTAACCTTGAGCTGCTCTTTTTCAAAGGGCAATACACTGGATGAGTTAAGCTACAGCAACACGCTTTCTTTTCAGGGAAACGTGAGCTAGTTCTTCCTCTCACCAAACTAGCCCAAAGAACGAACATTCTCTTCTTGGAGAAGATGTTACTGTCACTCATCTGTGTGCAGCTGGAATGGCTGCAAAGCAACACATACACATCAGCTCTGAGAGAGAACCGTTGAGTGGAGGGCAACAGCTTTCTGGAGAGTCCATTCTAAATGTTCAGTGGTGACTTCAGTCTTTCAAAGTCACTACCAGTAACTAAACTCCTTGGCTGTTCAGTGGAGTGATTAGGAAGGAAATTAGCTAGGTCTGGTTGATACCAGGTGGCACATGTTTACAAAGGCAGGAGCCTCAGGAGCTCGAGACCAGCCTAAGTTAAcaggagcttgaggccagcctaagttaACATAACCACTTGGTCTCAATAAATAAGTGGGTGGGAAGAGACAACCAAAGCTCTCTTAGATACATAGCTGGTCCACACGCCATCCTTAAACTATCAACACCTAAGTTAATTTATCTGGCCACATAACCCCTACTTTCCGTTCTGCCCCAAAAGGATGTAGGTCTGGTAGGTCTACCCATTGACGGGAAAAGTGGCCATGTAATGAACTGGGGGCAACAATGATTATTTCTGTATACTGACTGTACAAATGGGAGAGTTAAGTAGGAGTTGGCAACTTATCTCCTTTTAATGGATAGAAGAAATTGATCCAGATAAGTTCAGTTGGATGATTTCTTCTCTGCCCATTAGAATCCAGTTTTTGACTAGTGACTCAGCCTCCTCCCCAATCTTACTGATATTAAATGGCACCCTCACCTAAAATTGAGTCATATCCACACTTAAGAGACCGGCATGTATCTAATTAGCAAATAGATGGTATGACAGAGAAATGGGCTCAAGGTTAGTGAAGAACGGAGAGGATTTGGAACTGGGGGTGGTGTGGATGTGCTGTAGAGGGCAGCCATAATATGGCCTTTTGCTCCTCTGGCTTGGTCCTTCCTCTCCATTACTCTGTCTCAGTGGAAGTAACAACGTTAGAGTTGTCCACGTTTTGCCTTTTATCACTGTTGGGTACCACCTCAGGAGCCTCTCTCAAGCACTGGCCACAACTCCTGTCCCACCCGGTCTCCATCTTCTGCTGCCATATCGGGAGCATAGGACCAGAGTGAGGGGGCATACGTCGTGGTTGGCAGGGAGAAACGAATGCGTGTCTAAGTGAGGGAGAGGTGTGACGTGAAGGTGGGATGCCCGCTGCCATGTCGCAGCCCAGACCCGCGGTGACTGCGTCAGTTTCACCCGGGGAGACCAAAGGCAGCGGGACAGGGGAACGGCGGGGTAGCCAAGCAACGCCGGACGCGCTGACGTCGCCGGGGCGGCAAACGTCCTCCGGGCCCGAGGCGGGCGGAGGCAGCTGTAGTTGCGCGCCGGACGGCTGACGCGCTCGCCGGGCGTAGGGCGGCGGCGTGAGGAGCCGGCCGGCTGAAGCCGGCTCCGGGACCCTTGTGGCGGCGGCGCAGCACCTACCTTCCCGGCTCCGGGTCCCGGAGTGCCGGGCGCGGAGCCGCCGGAgcactgcctccctccttcctcctcccctcacccccgcCCCGCGGCGCGACACACAATACTCGCCGGAAGCGGAAGCCGCGCTGCGGCTATGGAAGACAGCTGCACCGCGCCGAGCCGCCGTGCCCCGACCTAGTCGGGCCTGTGGCGGGCGGCGGCAGGAAGCCGGAGGCGAGGGCCTGCGCGGCGAGTACCGGGCGAGAGGGAACTCGCCGCGTCGGGTGGCTGAGGTGCTGGCGCCCAGGTGACCGGAGCGGTCCCCGGGAGACGGAGGGCCGCGCATGCGCATAGTGAGACGCCGAAACCCATGGCGGGCAGCGCGCCATGGCTGTGTCAGCGAGCCCGCGGAGGCTCAAGCTGGTCCTCGGTGGGGCTGGGAGCCGCAGAGGCCTGGGCGGCTACGGGTTGTGGGCTTTGGGCCACACTTTCCCGGTCTCCCGGTCGAttatggggggagggtggcagtTTAAGGCGGCGTTGGATTACGTGGCTGACCTGAGAGGCCGTGTTGCACGTCACTTCCGACTGGCTGAGGTTTAGCATTTAGCATTACGGTGAAGCAGTAGTAGGTAAGTTATCTTGGCTGTGGACCGAGATGCGCCCTATCCTCTACTCTAGTTCGCTGATGAATTAGGGTTCTCTATAGTTACAGAATTTACGGaatctgaatctctctctctctcactctctctcactcactcactcactctcattctttctctaattGTGGTGACTTACAGGCTGTAGACATATTGACTCAACAGTGGGCAGCGGTGAATGGGAAGTCCCACGAAGCTAGTTGTTTCAGCAAGCAGGCGAAGAGACTCTTCCTTCCTCCGATGTCCTTATGTAGACTTCCAGCAGAAGGAGTGGCCCAgattaaggtgtgtgccaccgtgcctggatctgggatttgctttgtcccaggctgaccttgaactcagtgaatctctttgcctcagttttccctgagattaaaggcagcTACTGCCTTGCCTGGTCCTAAACTTTTCATGTGAAGATTCagatcagaaacttgtgtcttctagCCTTACGATCTGGATTACAGGGCTTGTCCTCCGATTCCGGATTGTAGTTCCTTCCAGATAGAGACAAATTGACAACCAGGAAGCGCCATCAGAGCTGACATTCTGTGAAATGCTTTCCCTGGCTGGGGTGTGGAAAACCTGCTCTGTCTGGTCCAGTGTTTTGCAGCTAGTGCTCAGTAAACAGTGGGTGGGGACcaaagcctgtttttttttttttttctctttgtagaccTCCGTTTAAGTTTCCCCTGGAGAACAGATGGAGCTTGTGGATGGACTCCAGGCTTGCACTATGGCTTCcttcttgtgttttataaaaagataaggagagaaggaatatgtttggcaGATGTGTAGTCgggtgtggagggagggggtgcctttgtgggcccatgctgaagcatcccttactcctgagggaccagccacatgacagtataatataaaatagagtttgttattatggggaggggagttgagggagtagagacagagaaaggcagagagagtagagaagtagagactGGCCAGGAGCatgtggagatgggggaagggaatggagaggtggaaggggtgagaggacagagggagagcaagaaggcaagagagtaTGCAGGGGGCaaaccccttttatagtgagtcaggcacacctggctgttgccaggtaactggggcagagcctagacaaaatgctaacactccTTGCTTTTGGAAGTGTTGAATCTGGGATGAAGATTTTTGTGGAAGGGAGTGAGTTGATGTGGAGGGAATGCCTGATGGTACAGATGTAATGGACTCAGGCGGAGTTAATGCTAGGATGCATATTCACACTACTGGATGGGTAGGTAGCTTGTCCCTCTGTTGTGAGACAGGCCTTTTCTGGGGACATAAACACATGCCTGTCACCTCAGTGAGTTGACCCAGACCA
This window harbors:
- the LOC116887701 gene encoding E3 ubiquitin-protein ligase TRIM39 isoform X1, yielding MRMRGPPSPGDRSGHLGASTSATRRGEFPLARYSPRRPSPPASCRRPPQARLGRGTAARRGAAVFHSRSAASASGEYCVSRRGAGVRGGGRREAVLRRLRARHSGTRSREVIMAETSLLEAGASAASTAAALENLQVEASCSVCLEYLKEPVIIECGHNFCKACITRWWEDLERDFPCPVCRKTSRYRSLRPNRQLGSMVEIAKQLQTVKRKIRDESLCSQHHEPLSLFCYEDQEAVCLICAISHTHRAHTVVPMDDATQEYKEKLQKCLEPLEQKLQEITCCKASEERKPGELKRLVESRRQQILKEFEELHRRLDEEQQTLLSRLEEEEQDILQRLRENAAHLGDRRRDLAHLAAEVEGKCLQSGFEMLKDVKSTLEKCEKVKTMEVTSVSIELEKNFSHFPRQYFALRKILKQLIAPLWLLPPADVTLDPETAHPNLVLSEDRKSVKFVETRLRDLPDTPQRFTFYPCVLATEGFTSGRHYWEVEVGDKTHWAVGVCRDSVSRKGELTPLPETGYWRVRLWNGDKYAATTTPFTPLHIKVKPKRVGIFLDYEAGTLSFYNVTDRSHIYTFTDTFTEKLWPLFYPGIRAGRKNAAPLTIRPPTDWE
- the LOC116887701 gene encoding E3 ubiquitin-protein ligase TRIM39 isoform X4 yields the protein MAETSLLEAGASAASTAAALENLQVEASCSVCLEYLKEPVIIECGHNFCKACITRWWEDLERDFPCPVCRKTSRYRSLRPNRQLGSMVEIAKQLQTVKRKIRDESLCSQHHEPLSLFCYEDQEAVCLICAISHTHRAHTVVPMDDATQEYKEKLQKCLEPLEQKLQEITCCKASEERKPGELKRLVESRRQQILKEFEELHRRLDEEQQTLLSRLEEEEQDILQRLRENAAHLGDRRRDLAHLAAEVEGKCLQSGFEMLKDVKSTLEKCEKVKTMEVTSVSIELEKNFSHFPRQYFALRKILKQLIADVTLDPETAHPNLVLSEDRKSVKFVETRLRDLPDTPQRFTFYPCVLATEGFTSGRHYWEVEAAHCVLSQNPENLALARFYCHTEKTIAKRLVLRQDPSVKRTLCRNCSSLLIPGLTCTQRQRRRKGQRWTVQTCLTCQRSQRFLNDPKHLLWGDRPEAQLENQADFKPSEPLPNIADLSKENVQTQALNTTE
- the LOC116887701 gene encoding E3 ubiquitin-protein ligase TRIM39 isoform X2, yielding MRMRGPPSPGDRSGHLGASTSATRRGEFPLARYSPRRPSPPASCRRPPQARLGRGTAARRGAAVFHSRSAASASGEYCVSRRGAGVRGGGRREAVLRRLRARHSGTRSREVIMAETSLLEAGASAASTAAALENLQVEASCSVCLEYLKEPVIIECGHNFCKACITRWWEDLERDFPCPVCRKTSRYRSLRPNRQLGSMVEIAKQLQTVKRKIRDESLCSQHHEPLSLFCYEDQEAVCLICAISHTHRAHTVVPMDDATQEYKEKLQKCLEPLEQKLQEITCCKASEERKPGELKRLVESRRQQILKEFEELHRRLDEEQQTLLSRLEEEEQDILQRLRENAAHLGDRRRDLAHLAAEVEGKCLQSGFEMLKKLCA